The Conexivisphaerales archaeon genome includes the window ACTCTTGAACCTAGTGGAGGTGAGTTCCTAAGTTAACAGCGCCAGAAAATTATGTGGACCGGGGGGGACTTGAACCCCCGACCTTCCGCCTGCAAAGCGGACGTTACTACCCCTGAACTACCGGCCCTTGAAGCAGGGCTGGCAGAAATAAGGTAAAAAAGTATTCCATTATCTTTTATGAGTCGATTGCAAATTTTTATATTGTACAGGTATGAAGGCGATGATTCAGGGCCGGTAGCTCAGCATGGTTAGAGCCAGTCTGGCGACTTGAGCGCGTGACTGATAATCACGAGGTCAGGAGTTCAAATCTCCCCCGGCCCAAAAAGTCAGAATCAAGCGTAAGAAGAGATCTTTTGCCTTTGGTTCGTTTCTTAAAAGAACCTTGTTAACTATACTAATTATTGCATCCATCTGCTGCATAAGCCTATCAATATTCGCAGTTCAGTAACCAGCCATGAACCGTTTTCTGGGATACCGGCTCAAACATAAATTATTAGATGAGAATTGCTTGCATACACTTCGACTTGTTCATAGACGAACCATACCAATTGTATTCTGCTCGTAATTGCTCTGAAAGACATCATTCACAAAAGCCAATCGCATTTTAAACTCAGGTATGTAGGTAGGTGAAGAATCAACATCTATAGCTTGACGTTCAATTACAAGCCTCTGTAGTGATGATTACTAAGCCTGGCAAATATCAGCTGGTTGCTTGCCCTGTTGTTTGAGAAGACGACGTGGAAACATTAGGCTTTATCATTAAGCTGACAGCAATCAAAATGATACCTATCAGAAGTACCCCTACGTCTTTTATGTCAAGCCCTCGCATGTCTCCCATACCAGAATAGTCCAGTGCTATCAAGACAAAAGCTCCAATTATAAGCAATAACCCTATTATCGCAAGAACTGTTCTTCTCGTTGCCATTTCAAAATTGAACTAAAAGGGCTTGCATATACACCTTTCTCGTTTTATTATGTATCTCACAACCGTATGTCTATTTTGCTGCTGTTTTTAAATATGGTCTATATAGTCATTGTATCAACTATATTCTATTTTCGAAATCAATATATACAGAAGCCATCAAGTTCAGCATCAGGTGTTATGAAAAACATGAAGCATAGAAAAATCTCAGTCTTCACTAGAGAAAGAGTTTGGTCAATTCAAAAAAGAAAGAATTACGGCGGGCCAAAGAGACTAGCTGTAAGCAGAGTCTTTGCTGTAGCCATAATTATAGTCTTGGTGGCTGTTGCAGGTTCTGTAATATATCTGGTGCAGTCAAAAGGCGCATCACAGCCTCAAACCACAGACTTGACTGGAACGTTGAACATAGCGGGTTCAACACTGGTTTTCCCGCTGATGAATTCTTGGACGTTTGCCTACCATCAGGTTCACCCAGGTGTAACCGTCAACTATAACAGCATAGGAAGCGGCGGAGGTATTGCTCAAATAACAGCAAGGACAGTCGATATAGGAGCTACAGATGCACCTCTTACACCTGCACAGTATGCAGCACTTCCTGCAACCGTAGTAACTATACCAGAATCGATCAGCGCTGTTGTTCCGGCGTATAACATTCCTGGAATAAAGAACGGCCTGAACTTTACAGGAGATGTGCTAGCTAGGATCTTCTTGGGAAATATAACCAACTGGGATGACACTGCAATTCAGTCTCTCAACCCAGGGGTAAGACTTCCTAACCATGCAATAACAGTAGTCCACAGGTCAGATGGAAGCGGTACCATGTATGCATTTACGAATTTTCTTTCGGATTCGAACCAGCAGTGGAGGAGCCAAGTTGGATACAGCATAACTCCGAACTGGCCTACAGGGATAGGATGCAAGGGGAATGAAGGAGTTGCAGGATGCATAGAGAACACCCCTTACTCGATAGGACCACTGGAGATAGCCTATGTAATAGAAAACCCAAGCCTGATATCCTATGGTGCTGTTAAAAACGCTGCAGGGAACTTCATTCTCGCCAACCTCACGAATATAGGAGAGGCTGCTCAGGCAGGTGCCACTTCAGGTCTGCCAGCAGGAAACGCTTCATGGAGCAAAGTATCCATAATCAATAATATATTCAACAACACTTCAGCAAAAAATGCCTATCCTATTACAACATTCACATACCTAGTAACATACCAGCAACAGACAAGTAAGACTCAGGGTCAGCTTGTTGTCAGCTTCCTGTGGTGGGCTATCAACAACGGACAGCAGGCTGGGATAAATCTGGGCTATATACCACTTCCACAGAACGTTATCGCGCTAGACGATGCTACGATCAA containing:
- the pstS gene encoding phosphate ABC transporter substrate-binding protein PstS gives rise to the protein MKHRKISVFTRERVWSIQKRKNYGGPKRLAVSRVFAVAIIIVLVAVAGSVIYLVQSKGASQPQTTDLTGTLNIAGSTLVFPLMNSWTFAYHQVHPGVTVNYNSIGSGGGIAQITARTVDIGATDAPLTPAQYAALPATVVTIPESISAVVPAYNIPGIKNGLNFTGDVLARIFLGNITNWDDTAIQSLNPGVRLPNHAITVVHRSDGSGTMYAFTNFLSDSNQQWRSQVGYSITPNWPTGIGCKGNEGVAGCIENTPYSIGPLEIAYVIENPSLISYGAVKNAAGNFILANLTNIGEAAQAGATSGLPAGNASWSKVSIINNIFNNTSAKNAYPITTFTYLVTYQQQTSKTQGQLVVSFLWWAINNGQQAGINLGYIPLPQNVIALDDATIKSITYNGSPICTPTICPGA